The Papio anubis isolate 15944 chromosome 1, Panubis1.0, whole genome shotgun sequence genome window below encodes:
- the ZRANB2 gene encoding zinc finger Ran-binding domain-containing protein 2 isoform X2 → MSTKNFRVSDGDWICPDKKCGNVNFARRTSCNRCGREKTTEAKMMKAGGTEIGKTLAEKSRGLFSANDWQCKTCSNVNWARRSECNMCNTPKYAKLEERTGYGGGFNERENVEYIEREESDGEYDEFGRKKKKYRGKAVGPASILKEVEDKESEGEEEDEDEDLSKYKLDEDEDEDDADLSKYNLDASEEEDSNKKKSNRRSRSKSRSSHSRSSSRSSSPSSSRSRSRSRSRSSSSSQSRSRSSSRERSRSRGSKSRSSSRSHRGSSSPRKRSYSSSSSSPERNRKRSRSRSSSSGDRKKRRTRSRSPESQVIGENTKQP, encoded by the exons atgTGGAAATGTAAACTTTGCTAGAAGAACCAGCTGTAATCGATGTGGTCGGG agaaAACAACTGAGGCCAAGATGATGAAAGCTGGGGGCACTGAAATAGGAAAGACACTTGCAGAAAAGAGCCGAGGCCTATTTAGTGCTAATGACTGGCAATGTAAAAc TTGCAGCAATGTGAATTGGGCCAGAAGATCAGAGTGTAATATGTGTAATACTCCAAAGTATGCTAAATTAGAAGAAAGAACAG GATATGGTGGTGGttttaatgaaagagaaaatgttgaatatatagaaagagaagaatctgATGGTGAATATGATGAG TTTGGacgtaaaaagaaaaaatacagagggAAAGCAGTTGGTCCTGCATCTATATTAAAGGAAGTTGAAGATAAAGAAtcagagggagaagaagaggatGAGGATGAAGATCTTTCCAAATACAAATTAGATGAG GATGAGGATGAAGATGATGCTGATCTCTCAAAATATAATCTTGATGCCAGTGAAGAAGAAgatagtaataaaaagaaatctaatagACGAAGTCGCTCAAAGTCTCGATCTTCACATTCACGATCTTCATCACGCTCATCCTCCCCCTCAAGTTCAAGGTCTAGGTCCAG GTCCCGTTCAAGAAGTTCTTCCAGTTCGCAGTCAAGATCTCGTTCCAGTTCCAGAGAACGTTCGAGATCTCGTGGGTCGAAATCAAG ATCCAGCTCCAGGTCCCACAGGGGCTCTTCTTCCCCACGAAAAAGATCTTATTCAAGTTCATCATCTTCTCCTGAGAGGAACAGAAAGAGAAGTCGTTCTAGATCTTCTTCATCTGGTGATCGCAAAAAAAGACGAACAAGATCACGGTCACCCGAAAG CCAGGTGATTGGTGAAAACACTAAACAACCCTGA
- the ZRANB2 gene encoding zinc finger Ran-binding domain-containing protein 2 isoform X1, which yields MSTKNFRVSDGDWICPDKKCGNVNFARRTSCNRCGREKTTEAKMMKAGGTEIGKTLAEKSRGLFSANDWQCKTCSNVNWARRSECNMCNTPKYAKLEERTGYGGGFNERENVEYIEREESDGEYDEFGRKKKKYRGKAVGPASILKEVEDKESEGEEEDEDEDLSKYKLDEDEDEDDADLSKYNLDASEEEDSNKKKSNRRSRSKSRSSHSRSSSRSSSPSSSRSRSRSRSRSSSSSQSRSRSSSRERSRSRGSKSRSSSRSHRGSSSPRKRSYSSSSSSPERNRKRSRSRSSSSGDRKKRRTRSRSPERRHRSSSGSSHSGSRSSSKKK from the exons atgTGGAAATGTAAACTTTGCTAGAAGAACCAGCTGTAATCGATGTGGTCGGG agaaAACAACTGAGGCCAAGATGATGAAAGCTGGGGGCACTGAAATAGGAAAGACACTTGCAGAAAAGAGCCGAGGCCTATTTAGTGCTAATGACTGGCAATGTAAAAc TTGCAGCAATGTGAATTGGGCCAGAAGATCAGAGTGTAATATGTGTAATACTCCAAAGTATGCTAAATTAGAAGAAAGAACAG GATATGGTGGTGGttttaatgaaagagaaaatgttgaatatatagaaagagaagaatctgATGGTGAATATGATGAG TTTGGacgtaaaaagaaaaaatacagagggAAAGCAGTTGGTCCTGCATCTATATTAAAGGAAGTTGAAGATAAAGAAtcagagggagaagaagaggatGAGGATGAAGATCTTTCCAAATACAAATTAGATGAG GATGAGGATGAAGATGATGCTGATCTCTCAAAATATAATCTTGATGCCAGTGAAGAAGAAgatagtaataaaaagaaatctaatagACGAAGTCGCTCAAAGTCTCGATCTTCACATTCACGATCTTCATCACGCTCATCCTCCCCCTCAAGTTCAAGGTCTAGGTCCAG GTCCCGTTCAAGAAGTTCTTCCAGTTCGCAGTCAAGATCTCGTTCCAGTTCCAGAGAACGTTCGAGATCTCGTGGGTCGAAATCAAG ATCCAGCTCCAGGTCCCACAGGGGCTCTTCTTCCCCACGAAAAAGATCTTATTCAAGTTCATCATCTTCTCCTGAGAGGAACAGAAAGAGAAGTCGTTCTAGATCTTCTTCATCTGGTGATCGCAAAAAAAGACGAACAAGATCACGGTCACCCGAAAG ACGCCACAGGTCATCTTCTGGATCATCCCATTCTGGTTCCCGTTCaagttcaaaaaagaaataa